In a single window of the Pelagibacterium sp. 26DY04 genome:
- a CDS encoding Smr/MutS family protein — protein MARKPSGPRSKKPGPVRDWHLWNAVGQTVDPLLKRKSADPKALLDALEEAGQEPDAGKPKDNSPRFARAPLPSTRPVIAASKVAASEKSIEPNLKRRLSRGHEPIDATLDLHGMTQDQARAALELFVPARAARGDRTLLIITGKGIKKTGYLQMEHKGILRSMVPLWLNAPELAPLVAGIDPAHQSHGGGGALYVRLKRKRQM, from the coding sequence ATGGCCCGAAAACCGTCCGGACCGAGATCCAAAAAGCCCGGACCGGTGCGTGACTGGCACCTTTGGAACGCGGTCGGCCAGACGGTCGACCCGCTTCTCAAGCGCAAGAGTGCCGATCCCAAGGCGCTGCTCGACGCGCTCGAAGAGGCAGGGCAGGAGCCCGATGCAGGCAAGCCGAAGGACAATTCCCCTCGTTTTGCCCGCGCTCCCCTGCCCTCGACGCGTCCGGTGATCGCCGCCTCCAAGGTGGCGGCCTCGGAAAAATCGATCGAACCCAATCTCAAGCGCCGCCTGTCGCGCGGCCATGAACCGATCGACGCCACGCTCGACCTTCATGGCATGACCCAGGACCAGGCGCGCGCCGCGCTCGAGCTTTTCGTTCCCGCCCGGGCGGCGCGCGGCGACAGGACGCTGCTGATCATCACCGGCAAGGGGATCAAGAAAACCGGCTACCTGCAGATGGAGCACAAAGGCATTCTGCGGTCCATGGTGCCGCTCTGGCTCAACGCGCCCGAACTGGCTCCGCTTGTGGCCGGAATCGATCCGGCCCACCAAAGCCATGGCGGCGGCGGCGCGCTTTATGTGCGATTGAAACGCAAGAGGCAGATGTGA
- a CDS encoding helix-turn-helix transcriptional regulator, with protein MTPLGAKLRKLRAERGIALKDMAKALNVSSAYLSALEHGKRGKPTWFMVQRIIAYFNVIWDEAEEIQRLAEISDPKMTIDTSGMVPEATELTNVLAREVGRLSAEDFRALRDEVMRRAVKRG; from the coding sequence GTGACCCCGCTCGGCGCCAAATTGCGGAAATTGCGGGCCGAGCGCGGCATCGCGTTAAAGGACATGGCCAAGGCGCTCAACGTGTCGAGCGCCTATCTCTCAGCGCTCGAACACGGCAAGCGCGGCAAGCCGACATGGTTCATGGTCCAGCGCATCATCGCCTATTTCAACGTCATCTGGGACGAGGCCGAGGAAATCCAGCGGCTGGCGGAAATCTCCGATCCCAAGATGACGATCGATACCTCCGGGATGGTGCCCGAGGCGACGGAATTGACCAACGTCCTGGCCCGCGAAGTGGGGCGGCTGAGCGCCGAGGATTTTCGCGCCCTGCGCGACGAGGTGATGCGAAGGGCGGTCAAGCGCGGCTAG